One genomic segment of Panicum virgatum strain AP13 chromosome 2N, P.virgatum_v5, whole genome shotgun sequence includes these proteins:
- the LOC120662524 gene encoding uncharacterized protein LOC120662524, with protein sequence MLAKFMAIPNYTYLKLKMPGPRGVITMGSMYQRTFQCEVDSCELISSVIASEEPALIMTNVPDEAPDSNRKTASFELTEDAKELPLDPQGSGDEKLRVGAMLAPK encoded by the coding sequence ATGTTAGcgaagttcatggccatcccgaACTACAcatacctcaagctgaagatgccaggCCCTCGCGGGGTTATCACCATGGGGTCGATGTACCAGCGCACTTTTCAGTGCGAGGTAGACAGCTGCGAGCTCATCTCGTCGGTCATCGCCTCTGAGGAACCCGCCCTCATCATGACCAATGTTCCCGACGAGGCGCCCGACTCCAACCGCAAGACGGCGTCGTTCGAGCTGACCGAGGATGCCAAGGAGTTGCCCCTCGACCCCCAGGGGTCGGGAGACGAGAAGCTGAGAGTCGGCGCGATGCTGGCCCCCAAATAG
- the LOC120662525 gene encoding uncharacterized protein LOC120662525, translating into MAQKTLRQFSAPSNSHIPTGLNNYEGTDGFEIKTGLVNMVQASPFSGKASEDAHAHLQNFLEVRSIINPKGTTMDNIRLRLFPFSLLGKAKTWFYTYKEEFNTWDACSDAFLVKYFLVGKTNALRNRISSFEQLQDKTVPEAWERLQEYIAACPHHGMEEWLIIQNFFHGLNQRSQDHMDAAAGGAFLSLDVAGARTLIDMVASNQCWKGDRQPTLAKEIHEIDSVNVVAAKIDLLMEKLELPHQEVNQTMEPQMTCEKCGNTGHSGKSCPFTQEDENSIGNNTLNDSDCCPQQGWNSKPDLPFAQQQGINFNNSLQPSLKDFMYGQKQMNNNISEKFLANDKIIESLAMQLEGFNSVIKHQLSFNELIETKVTQLASSCLNHDTGKLSGQPEVTPKESLSAVAVWARQSAQKPHLLQDAGIPSCLNPDMGKLSRQPKVTPKESVNVVVVRARQSAQKPHLPQDATTRWKTVTAGNIDAEDEVLEEAEESNTIATQEDPVEPPRISRDYHDTTALLFLERRRRPVADEQFGKFIEVTKKFYGNIPFLDTMQVPTYAKYLKDILGNKRVLPTTEVVQLTDECSIAILNPLLEKKKKPGCPTITCSIGAHHFKHALCDLGASISIM; encoded by the coding sequence atggctcagaagacactTCGTCAATTCTCTGCCCCGTCCAATAGCCATATTCCTACTGGACTGAACAATTACGAAGGCACTGATGGCTTTGAGATAAAGACTGGGCTTGTCAACATGGTTCAAGCAAGTCCCTTCAGTGGAAAGGCATCAGAGGACGCCCACGCTCATCTAcagaattttctggaagtgCGCAGCATAATCAACCCAAAAGGCACCACGATGGATAATATTCGTCTTCGATTgttcccattctctttgcttgggaAAGCAAAGACGTGGTTTTACACCTACAAGGAAGAATTCAACACTTGGGATGCGTGCTCCGATGCTTTTCTAGTCAAGTACTTTCTGGtaggcaaaaccaatgcccttcGGAATAGGATTTCCAGTTTTGAACAACTCCAGGACAAGACAGTCCCGGAAGCCTGGGAACGTCTTCAGGAATACATTGCCGCATGTccacaccacggcatggaaGAATGGCTAATCATTCAGAatttcttccatggcctgaaccaGCGATCACAAGATCACATGGACGCAGCAGCGGGAGGAGCATTCCTCTCCCTCGATGTTGCAGGAGCTAGAACGCTCATCGACATGGTTGCTTCCAACCAATGTTGGAAGGGTGATAGGCAGCCGACCCTTGCAAAAGAAATACATGAAATTGACAGTGTCAATGTGGTGGCAGCCAAGATAGATCTTCTCATGGAAAAGTTGGAATTGCCACACCAGGAGGTTAACCAGACTATGGAGCCTCAGATGACATGTGAGAAATGTGGCAATACTGGACACTCGGGCAAATCTTGCCCATTCACTCAAGAGGATGAGAACTCTATTGGGAACAACACTCTCAATGACTCAGATTGTTgtcctcagcaaggttggaattctAAGCCCGACCTCCCCTTCGCCCAACAGCAAGGTATCAATTTTAATAACAGTTTGCAGCCCTCGCTTAAAGACTTCATGTACGGCCAAAAACAAATGAATAACAACATTAGtgagaaatttcttgctaatgataaaattATTGAGTCTTTGGCTATGCAACTAGAAGGGTTTAACTCTGTTATTAAACATCAGTTGAGTTTCAACGAACTGatagaaactaaagtaactcaacTGGCCTCATCCTGCCTTAACCATGACACGGGGAAGCTATCCGGGCAACCGGAAGTGACCCCAAAAGAAAGTCTGAGTGCGGTAGCTGTGTGGGCAAGGCAATCCGCACAGAAACCACATCTTCTGCAAGATGCAGGTATACCATCCTGCCTTAACCCTGACATGGGGAAGCTATCCAGGCAACCGAAAGTGACCCCGAAAGAAAGTGTGAATGTGGTTGTTGTGCGGGCAAGACAATCCGCACAGAAACCACATCTTCCGCAGGATGCAACTACACGGTGGAAGACCGTAACCGCCGGGAATATCGATGCTGAAGACGAAGTGCTAGAGGAGGCCGAAGAATCCAACACCattgctacccaggaagaccccgtggaaccccctagaattTCACGGGACTATCACGATACAACCGCCTTACTGTTTCTAGAGCGGAGAAGGAggccggtggccgacgagcaattcggcaagttcatTGAGGTAACTAAGAAGTTTTATGGCAACATACCATTTCTTGATACTATGCAGGTTCCCACGTACGCCAAGTATCTCAAGGATATACTTGGCAATAAGAGGGTCCTGCcgaccaccgaggtcgtgcagctTACAGATGAGTGTAGCATAGCTATACTCAATCCTCtcttggagaagaagaagaaaccaggatgccccaccatcacatgtTCCATAGGAGCTCATCACTTTAAACACGCTCTTTGCGATCTGGGAGCAAGCATCAGCATCATGTAA